From Abyssibius alkaniclasticus:
AAAGAACTCCATCATCTCGCTGATCGTTACGATCGGCGTGTTCGGCTATTATGGCTTCCGGTTTTCGGGCCTTTATGCCGAAGGCTATTTCACCGGCCCCGAGGCGATGACCCGCACGGGCTGGGAAATTCTCTACTTGATCGGCTATGGAATCATTGCCCAGATCATCGGGCAGATCGTGCTGACCATCCTGTTCTCCATCCTCGCCAATGACCCCAAACCAAGCTTTGTGGTCGATGAGCGCGACCGCCTGATCAGCCTGCGCGGCGTGCGCTTTGGCTATGCCTTTGCCGGAGGTGGGGTCACGCTTTCCATCGTCGCGCTGGCCTTTGGCTGGGATCCGGTCATCGTGTTCAACCTTGTCATTTTCTCCATTGCGGCTGGTGCTTTCGTTGAAACGCTGGTCAAGGTTGTCCTCTACCGGATCGGGGGTTGAGCATGGCAAAATCCCGCGTTGAGAACGATATCCGCCGCTTGCGGTTCGAGCATGGCGAGATGACACAAAAGCAACTGGCCGAGGCGGTGGGCGTGACCCGCCAGACCATCGTGGCCATTGAAAAGGCAAATTATTCCCCCTC
This genomic window contains:
- a CDS encoding helix-turn-helix transcriptional regulator, producing the protein MAKSRVENDIRRLRFEHGEMTQKQLAEAVGVTRQTIVAIEKANYSPSLELAFLIARVFDRPLEDVFTFKAT